DNA sequence from the Alkaliphilus metalliredigens QYMF genome:
CAACTACAGTGGTCGGTATATCCTTTGATACCTCTTCCGCATGGGAAGGTCCTGAGAGGACTGCAAAGGGGTGTGAACCTAATTCTTCCTCTACCACTTGAGAAATTCGAAGCAGTGTATTAGCTTCAAGTCCCTTAGCAGCATTAACAATAATTTGCTCCCTGGTAATGATTGATCTAATGTTCTTTAGCACACCCCGTACTGCCTGGGATGAAATCGTTAATAATACGACATCCGTCCCCTTAACAGCTTTTTCAATATCTACATACAGTTTGATGTTTTCATGTAGTTGAGTGCCTGGTAAGTATTTTGTATTTTCTCTTTGACGGTTCATTTCTTCATACTGTTCTTGATTTCGCATCCAAAGTTTAACTTCATGACCTTTTTTTGCTAAAATTAAACTTAGGGCTGTTCCCCAGCTTCCAGCACCTAAGACTGTTATAGATGAATGTGTCATATTAACCCCACCTTTTATTAAACACTGGTTTTTCTACCAATTTTTTTCTCTGTTCCTGTCCTTAATCTTTTGATGTTCTCCCTGTGTCTATAAATTGCCATCACTGATAGTACTAATCCAAAAATAAAATACTCCAGCCCATAAGAAAATAAAAAGAATGGCAGTATAGTCATGGCTGTTATGGAGGACAATGAAACGTATTTATAACGATATAAAATGACAACACCTAAAGAAATGGATGCAATCGCTGCCAAGGGACTGGCTATCAGAGCAACCCCGATGGTAGTCGCAATTCCCTTTCCTCCCTTAAAACCCAGTAAAACTGGCCAATTATGTCCTATGACAACTGCAATACCCGCCATCAATGCGGCTTGCTCTCCTACAAACCGCTGTGCTAAATAAAAAGAGAGCATCCCCTTGAGTGTATCTCCCAAGAAGGTCAATGCAGCTGCCTTTACCCCTAAAGTTCTGAGTACATTGGTTGAGCCTGCGTTGCCACTTCCATGCTGCCGAATATCGATGTTTGAGGTCAGCTTACCTACGATAAAGGAAGTTGAGAAATTGCCAATAAAATATGCACTTATGATGACCAGTAGGTTTATCATACTTTAGTCCCTCCCTGATTTTTCCCTGTAAATAAAACGAATAGGCGTTCCCTCGAATCCAAAGTTTTCTCGAATTCGATTTTCAATATAACGCTCATAGGAAAAGTGCATTAGCTTTTTGTCATTGATAAAGAGAACAAATGTAGGAGGCTTAATTGAACCCTGAGTGCCATAGAATATTTTTAATCGCTTGCCTTTATCAGAAGGTGGTTGATTTAGTAAAGTTGCTTCTCCTATGACTTCATTTAACCCGCCAGTTGGTACACGCATTGCACGCTGATTAGAAATAAACTTCACCGTTTCTAATACCTTAGGCATTCTTTGTCTCGTTAACGCTGAAATAAATAGAATTGGCGCATAGCTTAAATAGGCTAATTCAGTCCTAATTTCTTTGATAAATTTGTTCATAGTATTATTATCTTTTTCGATTAAGTCCCATTTATTCACAACAATGATCGTTCCTTTGCCATTTTCATGACTAAATCCAGCTACTTTTGTATCCTGCTCCGTTACCCCTTCGGTTGCATCAATTACCAATAGGCAAACATCTGCTCGTTCAACAGCTGCAATAGAACGGATCACACTATATTTTTCTATGTTTTCTTTTATCTTACTTTTTCTTCTTAGCCCTGCCGTATCAATTAAAACATATTGATCTTCCCCATCATTAAATGGGGTGTCGATAGCATCCCTTGTGGTTCCGGCGATATCACTGACAATGACTCGGTTTTCTCCTAAAATACTATTAACAATAGAGGACTTCCCTACATTTGGTTTTCCAATAATAGCTACCTTAATCACGTCATCATCATAAATAACGCCTTTATTTTCAGGGAAATGTTTTACAATCTCATCTAGTAAATCACCGATGCCCAATCCTTGGGCTGAGGATATTTCAATAGGATCACCTATTCCTAATTCATAAAACTCATAAAAGGAATCCAAACGGTTACTGGTATCTACTTTGTTCATTGCTAATAATACTGGTTTATGAGATTTTCTTAGCATCTCAGCCACTTCACGATCAGAAGTTGTGAGTCCTGCACGTCCATCCACCATGAAAACAGTCACATCTGCTGTCTCAATAGCTAGTTGTGCTTGCTCCCTCATTTGAGCTGGAATGATTTCTTCTGTATCTGCATCAATTCCTCCAGTGTCAATTAAAGTAAAATAGTGATCCAACCATTCTACTTCTGCATAAATACGATCACGGGTCACACCTGGTTGATCTTCTACTATGGAAATTCTATGTCCTATAATTTTATTAAAAAGTGTAGACTTTCCTACATTTGGTCTTCCTACGATTGCAACAATTGGTTTTGCCATATACTTCACCTCTTACCTTTGTCTTTTATTGGAAATGTCAGCAATCCTTTAACAAATTGCTTGCCATTCACTTCACACACTTGAATTGGAACTTCTAATGCTTCTTCTATTTCTGATACAGTCACATCATCTAAAAAGACCAATTCCCCACTTTTTAACATGGATTCTGGGATCATGACTCCATCTCCTAATGGTTGCCCTTTTAAAGTACTGAGAATATCACTTCCTGTAATTAAACCTGTTACCGACACATGTCCCCCGAAAAAGCGATTTTTAATGCACACCACATTCACTTGTAGCCCATGTACCGTCTCCGTTAGTTGATGTCCTAACTCTTTGATGATTTCACAGGAGGATTGTCCTGTTAGTATTGTGATGCTCTTAGGTTGATTCAATTTAACTGATAGCTTGCTTATGTAATTATGAAATTCCTTTTTGAGCTTCACCACCATTCCAACACCATTTTCTAACTGTGGAAAGCCTTCATAACTATCATAATCAGGCAATGCTTTTTCTGCTAATATATAAAACTCATCAGATGTATAAACAAAGTTACGTCCCATGTACTTTTGGAATTGTCGTTGCCAGCCCTCAATTTGTTCTACTGTTTTACTGGCTGTGGAACGGTTAAATGGTTGAACCTCCTGTAAGTGCTGACGATACGCAGTTAATCCAACTGGCACAACTGCAACACTTTTTATGCTTTCACTTAAATTCCCTAGATGTCGCAATGTATCATCTAGTTCTTTTCCATCATTGACATTAGGGCATAGAACAATTTGACAGTTCATTTCAATGTGATGATCGTGCAGCTTTTTCAGAATGTCTAAAATATTTCCAGCAAAACGATTATTAAGCATTTGCTTTCTCAATTCACCATTGGTTGTATGTACAGATATATTAATGGGACTAATTCGATATTTTATAATTTTTTCAATATCTTTATCCTTCATATTCGTTAAGGTAATATAATTCCCATGTAAAAAGGACAGCCTCGAATCATCATCTTTAAAATACAAACTTTCACGCATATTTGGTGGTAGTTGATCCACAAAGCAAAAAAGGCAATTGTTTTTACAGCTCTTTGCCTGATCAATGATGGGATTTTCAAACTCCATCCCCAAGTCTTCGTCATAATCCTTTTCCACTTCATAAACCCAGCTCTCACCATTGGGTTTTTCAATTTCAATCTCCAAGTATTCATCCGACAAATAAAATTTATATTCAATAATATCTTCTATGAGGTTTCCATTGATATTAATCAAAATATCATCTACTTCAATGCCTACTTCTTCAGCAATACTTCCTTCATACACCTTACTAATCACATTCTTAATCTTAACTTCCTTCAAAAAAACACCTACTTTTATTTACTTTTAGTACTTGGTACTAATATTATATCATATTTTCCAGGAATCCACATCAACTAATATTATCACTTGACTTTATTAGCGTCAAGCACTTACTTCTAATACTTCTGCTTATTGAAGGCTTTTCTTTACATTTGCCACCAATTGTATCAGTGATGGATAGCACCTTTTGATTCCGTAGTTCACTAATGGCCTTCCTAGTGAAATAAGATGTATTTTTCTGGATAAAAAACCTCCGATATGAACGGTGAAATGGGCAAATCTTAAGGTATCTATTACTAGTAATTCCTGTTTTTGATAAGTGGTTAATTCATTGGATAGTTGATGCAATATTCCTGTATAAAAAACACGCTGGGATCCCAATCCCACAGCATAAACATCGTTATGATACTCATCTTTTCCCATATATGTAAGATACCCTATATCCCCAGTCTCCATTCGATCATAGGCTGAAATCTCATTCAATTCCACACTATGAGGAATCCGATCCATTGGTAGGCGGCCCACATGAATAGATGCTGTTACGATTGATGTGTGGGTCCCGCCATAGCAATTATAAATGATCTTCATTTTATCTCTTCCCTTGACTGCAAGATCAGCGATATCATTTTTTCTACTGATATAAAATGATATCGCCATCCTTCATATTGGCTCAAGTCGATGACTTTAATCTTTTCTTCATAAATTTCAGCCATACTTTTTACTAGATGATTAAAAATTCTTAGTCGCTGTCCTCTAAGACAAATATAAACTTCATTATAATTTTCATCCATTCCTACATAGCGAAGCCCCCATTCCCCTTGGACATGAATTGTAGATGCTTCTATTTTCATATGTAAATGAAGAGATGCAGCTATGTAAGCTGCATAGGGGGTTTTTCTATAAGTATAAATCACTTTCATTTACCTTACCTACCTAATGTTTCACAATGATATAGGTCCCGTCCTCTAGGTCGTGTACCATACCAGTGGTTGTTTTTGAAATGAGTAAAGCTAATCTTTCTTTATGCTCCTCATCCCTTGCATAGAAAACTGGCACCATAGCGCTACTTACCATCTCTTTATTTGTTGTGATGACTGCAATGATAAACTCTTTTAATCCAAATTCCATAAGGGTCTCCTTCTACCTTCTTAGGCTTCTTCCCACTTTTGAATCTAATGGTTTTCGCTTGGAGGATTCTAATACTGGTGTTGTTTTAACTACTTCTATTAAACAATCAACGCTGGGATTCATCGTAACGATAGCCATGACGATATTTCCATTATTCGGATTTCTCCGTGCAATCGGTGTAAAGTCAGGTTCATCAACATCCTTACGAATACCAAGCTGGGTCGCTGCATTATGTTGGATAGCTTGCCGTTGCCCAATATTTGATAATGCTGCAACACCATTGGCATCATTTGGTATAATTTCAACTGCAACGCCGCTTTTTAGAAAAATGTCTCTCGAGTCCTTTAATCCTATATTCATAACGATCACACCATTAATCGTCAGGAGGGGTCCTTCAAAGGATATTTTCGCTTCCTCTACCTTTGCAATGTCTTGAATCACTCTTCCCTTTAAGTTGTTTTTTAAAAACACTGCTACCGCAGCACCTACTACGACACCGGCTATAATTTGAATAATCCAGCCTTGATCTAGTTTAGCAGTTATAAATATTGCTGCCCCAGTTCCAAGAGCCGTTAAAATAGCCAAATAATTTCTTGCTTCAAAGGCTTTTGCAATATCCTCAATGTATGCGGTTCCCCGAGGAACTAATTCTGTCGGTTCAATATTATCTAAGCTCTGTCTTTCCATATTTCTCACATCTCTAAACTGTTGTGCTGCTAAGGCTAAAAATGTGATGGCTGCATACTCCTCCTCAGCAATGGCAGGAATGGCAACCGCACCTAAACCTGCTGCAATCATCCCCAGGGTAAAGTGCGATAGATACCCTTGTGGATAAGTAGGATATTGTCGATAATCAGATGTCATCATACTGAGTCTTGCCAAAGTTCCCATCATAAGCGCCGTTAATATAAGGATATAATATTCTTCCAATTGATCATCACCTATTTTTTATTCTTACTTCGACCTAGAAAATTTCGAAATTCATCTTTAAAGTTTCCAAGCTTTGATTTCCATTCCTTGCCACCACTACTTAAAAATAAAAAGGCTAGTCCTCCGCCACCAACAACTGCAATTAAACCCATGATACCAGCTCCTGAGCCACCATCACTTTCTGCCTCTGGGGCAACGTCTTCAGTATCTCCATCCTCATCCTCTACGACGCCTCCAAACATAGCTGTTGTCACAGCTTCTGCAAAATATCCTGCAGATGTTTCCGGTCGTTGTCTTTCTTGTTCAAATGTTCCCATCTCCAGTAACATGGCCCTAGGCGTTAAATCTTGATTGTAATCTCCTTTTGCATAAAAAATGTCTTTAATTAATCCTGGATGCATCTCATCAGCAACTGCCTTAACATGCATGGCTAATTCCTCATTGGCTTTGAAATTTTGATTACGTCGTCCGATAACCATTCTTACCTTTGATGCTGGTTTACCATTTATTTCAGTATTATATTGCTCTACTGGAACAGCATCTCGATGTACATCTATTAATGAGGCGACCCCTTGTTCTGTCATCAATTCCATGGCTGTTCTTCTTGATCTTTTGTATGCTCCTGCGTCATGGGGCACATGATTTGTTTCATCATGGGTAGCTTCAACACCTTGATTCTGGAAACCTTCGCTTAATTTTGATGCTACTTGTATAATTCCCCCACCTTCTTCAATACTTTCTTCGCCATCTGTAGGAACGTAGGATTCAGCGCTATGGGTCGTATAAATTCCTACCCTTCTCTCTAAATTTTCCCATCCTCCAGGACGTTCTCCTTCACCTTCACCCTCCTCTCCCTCTTCTTCTTGAGCTAAAAATAGTGCTGCTAATCCTTCAGGACCGTCCAGTGCCAGTTTTACTCTTTCAAGAGCTTCAAGATTAATCTTAGGTAACTGGACGTCATTTATAAAGTCCGCGTAGGCAATCCTACTGCTTGTGTTCACTCTTGTCACTTCGTACATTTTATTGTCACCACTTAGATATTGATCACCTCGTGTGACCTCAATACCTGTCATGAATAACACTTTATCGCTATTAGAGTTATAAACAGTGAAATATTCTCCAGGCTTTCGATATGCATCAACAAAGCTAAAATTCGCTGACACTAAGACCCCAATTAATATGAAACATAGTAAAATTCGTCCTTTATTTCTCATCTTGATCACCCCTGTCATCTATGTCTCTTTTAAAATTCTTGTTTTTGTTCTTATTCTCGTTCTTTTTTTTATCCTCCTTGTTAGCCTTTCCTAGGGTACTAACAAAATGTCCTTTTTCGTAGTGCATATTTTTTTTTGATGTTCCTCCTTGAAGCCTTTCCCGAGTTTCTCCAATTATCTCTGCAATCAAAACTGCAATAATTCCTGCCATTACAGTGGTGTCCACACCACCAGCTCCTCCAAAACGTGTTGGTGCCGGGATGTTATTAATATTATTAAGGACCAGTTGAATCACATCAGCTAGAACAACACCTAAAATTCCCGCTATAAATGCGGCTCTTCTGGAGCGTCCAAACAAGTAAGCAATAATCCCACCAATCAACGGATACACATAGTTTGGGTCGATCTGCATCG
Encoded proteins:
- a CDS encoding DUF3189 family protein, producing MKVIYTYRKTPYAAYIAASLHLHMKIEASTIHVQGEWGLRYVGMDENYNEVYICLRGQRLRIFNHLVKSMAEIYEEKIKVIDLSQYEGWRYHFISVEKMISLILQSREEIK
- a CDS encoding YIEGIA family protein — encoded protein: MEEYYILILTALMMGTLARLSMMTSDYRQYPTYPQGYLSHFTLGMIAAGLGAVAIPAIAEEEYAAITFLALAAQQFRDVRNMERQSLDNIEPTELVPRGTAYIEDIAKAFEARNYLAILTALGTGAAIFITAKLDQGWIIQIIAGVVVGAAVAVFLKNNLKGRVIQDIAKVEEAKISFEGPLLTINGVIVMNIGLKDSRDIFLKSGVAVEIIPNDANGVAALSNIGQRQAIQHNAATQLGIRKDVDEPDFTPIARRNPNNGNIVMAIVTMNPSVDCLIEVVKTTPVLESSKRKPLDSKVGRSLRR
- a CDS encoding YphA family membrane protein → MSIGMILLVIVAILIFMGLAERVLDRLRLSDKAAIAIIIAIVLSTIFIPNIAITENVSFNVGGFLIPMGLVIYLFIKVETGKERFRAIVAAVIAGAAIYLTQRYVLPAEPEAMQIDPNYVYPLIGGIIAYLFGRSRRAAFIAGILGVVLADVIQLVLNNINNIPAPTRFGGAGGVDTTVMAGIIAVLIAEIIGETRERLQGGTSKKNMHYEKGHFVSTLGKANKEDKKKNENKNKNKNFKRDIDDRGDQDEK
- a CDS encoding capping complex subunit for YIEGIA, with product MEFGLKEFIIAVITTNKEMVSSAMVPVFYARDEEHKERLALLISKTTTGMVHDLEDGTYIIVKH
- a CDS encoding DUF3189 family protein, producing MKIIYNCYGGTHTSIVTASIHVGRLPMDRIPHSVELNEISAYDRMETGDIGYLTYMGKDEYHNDVYAVGLGSQRVFYTGILHQLSNELTTYQKQELLVIDTLRFAHFTVHIGGFLSRKIHLISLGRPLVNYGIKRCYPSLIQLVANVKKSLQ
- a CDS encoding DUF512 domain-containing protein, with translation MKEVKIKNVISKVYEGSIAEEVGIEVDDILININGNLIEDIIEYKFYLSDEYLEIEIEKPNGESWVYEVEKDYDEDLGMEFENPIIDQAKSCKNNCLFCFVDQLPPNMRESLYFKDDDSRLSFLHGNYITLTNMKDKDIEKIIKYRISPINISVHTTNGELRKQMLNNRFAGNILDILKKLHDHHIEMNCQIVLCPNVNDGKELDDTLRHLGNLSESIKSVAVVPVGLTAYRQHLQEVQPFNRSTASKTVEQIEGWQRQFQKYMGRNFVYTSDEFYILAEKALPDYDSYEGFPQLENGVGMVVKLKKEFHNYISKLSVKLNQPKSITILTGQSSCEIIKELGHQLTETVHGLQVNVVCIKNRFFGGHVSVTGLITGSDILSTLKGQPLGDGVMIPESMLKSGELVFLDDVTVSEIEEALEVPIQVCEVNGKQFVKGLLTFPIKDKGKR
- the plsY gene encoding glycerol-3-phosphate 1-O-acyltransferase PlsY yields the protein MINLLVIISAYFIGNFSTSFIVGKLTSNIDIRQHGSGNAGSTNVLRTLGVKAAALTFLGDTLKGMLSFYLAQRFVGEQAALMAGIAVVIGHNWPVLLGFKGGKGIATTIGVALIASPLAAIASISLGVVILYRYKYVSLSSITAMTILPFFLFSYGLEYFIFGLVLSVMAIYRHRENIKRLRTGTEKKIGRKTSV
- the der gene encoding ribosome biogenesis GTPase Der codes for the protein MAKPIVAIVGRPNVGKSTLFNKIIGHRISIVEDQPGVTRDRIYAEVEWLDHYFTLIDTGGIDADTEEIIPAQMREQAQLAIETADVTVFMVDGRAGLTTSDREVAEMLRKSHKPVLLAMNKVDTSNRLDSFYEFYELGIGDPIEISSAQGLGIGDLLDEIVKHFPENKGVIYDDDVIKVAIIGKPNVGKSSIVNSILGENRVIVSDIAGTTRDAIDTPFNDGEDQYVLIDTAGLRRKSKIKENIEKYSVIRSIAAVERADVCLLVIDATEGVTEQDTKVAGFSHENGKGTIIVVNKWDLIEKDNNTMNKFIKEIRTELAYLSYAPILFISALTRQRMPKVLETVKFISNQRAMRVPTGGLNEVIGEATLLNQPPSDKGKRLKIFYGTQGSIKPPTFVLFINDKKLMHFSYERYIENRIRENFGFEGTPIRFIYREKSGRD
- the spoIIP gene encoding stage II sporulation protein P, producing MRNKGRILLCFILIGVLVSANFSFVDAYRKPGEYFTVYNSNSDKVLFMTGIEVTRGDQYLSGDNKMYEVTRVNTSSRIAYADFINDVQLPKINLEALERVKLALDGPEGLAALFLAQEEEGEEGEGEGERPGGWENLERRVGIYTTHSAESYVPTDGEESIEEGGGIIQVASKLSEGFQNQGVEATHDETNHVPHDAGAYKRSRRTAMELMTEQGVASLIDVHRDAVPVEQYNTEINGKPASKVRMVIGRRNQNFKANEELAMHVKAVADEMHPGLIKDIFYAKGDYNQDLTPRAMLLEMGTFEQERQRPETSAGYFAEAVTTAMFGGVVEDEDGDTEDVAPEAESDGGSGAGIMGLIAVVGGGGLAFLFLSSGGKEWKSKLGNFKDEFRNFLGRSKNKK